A DNA window from Rhodococcus sp. Z13 contains the following coding sequences:
- a CDS encoding FUSC family protein: MSERSGEQQVIDLSLPTPVPLRSAMLTVPRQGRKWPGAVRAALTVALPGLLGVALGFGAVPAVATLGAFAVVYGEQRAYRVRWRVVAVVGAVLVVLATLGAAAGSVVHDALGSGGSAWWYLLVIAAMTVTVATCAFVVDALRLGSPGAFLMLLSLEIASALPAAGVSVPTVTAWTAIGAGTALVISVSGACVRPHTPERTAVAAAVAAVDRVTAENTAAHRRSAVHDLHAAWQCLHDAGLVGSGHPLERTLSAAHARCAALLHSPGDGEPVPEDDLRPQIPLPRPSVGYRLRRAAGLRGRSATIALRLLVAGPAAGTIAIVLGVGRPDWAVITAAMILHQGPDRILGSYRALHRFVGTVLGLVVLACLTPFHPSGAALVVVLAAVFAGIEMFLVRHYGLAMTFITPLVIVLGGLGAPADPETTARDRFLETVIGVCVALFVLWGLWPRAHRRILVYADGRVRDTIARITAATDPHDLPELRRDLEFDLQASTTAAVIAAHTEPEWTRQRWAGHHELHHLGHLILTSPQRVAPGA, from the coding sequence GTGTCGGAGCGGAGCGGGGAACAGCAGGTGATCGATCTTTCGCTGCCCACCCCGGTGCCGTTGCGGAGCGCGATGCTCACCGTGCCCCGGCAGGGACGCAAGTGGCCCGGTGCGGTGCGCGCCGCCCTGACCGTCGCTCTTCCCGGTCTCCTCGGTGTCGCGCTGGGCTTCGGCGCGGTCCCGGCCGTCGCCACCCTCGGCGCGTTCGCCGTGGTCTACGGCGAGCAGCGTGCCTATCGGGTGCGCTGGCGGGTGGTCGCCGTCGTCGGTGCGGTGCTCGTGGTGCTCGCGACGCTCGGTGCCGCCGCCGGGTCGGTGGTGCACGACGCCCTCGGATCGGGCGGGTCGGCGTGGTGGTACCTGCTGGTGATCGCCGCGATGACCGTCACCGTCGCGACCTGCGCCTTCGTCGTCGACGCGTTGCGGCTGGGGTCGCCCGGGGCGTTCCTGATGCTGTTGTCCCTGGAGATCGCGTCCGCCCTGCCCGCCGCGGGGGTCTCCGTCCCGACGGTCACAGCGTGGACGGCGATCGGGGCGGGCACCGCACTTGTGATCTCCGTGTCGGGCGCCTGCGTGCGGCCGCACACCCCGGAGCGCACCGCCGTCGCCGCCGCGGTCGCGGCCGTGGACAGAGTGACCGCGGAGAACACGGCGGCCCATCGCCGGTCCGCCGTCCACGACCTGCACGCGGCCTGGCAGTGCCTGCACGACGCGGGGCTCGTCGGCTCGGGGCATCCGCTCGAGCGGACGCTGTCCGCGGCCCACGCGCGGTGCGCGGCGCTGCTGCACTCCCCCGGCGACGGTGAACCGGTTCCCGAGGACGACCTGCGTCCGCAGATCCCCCTGCCGCGGCCGTCGGTGGGCTACCGCCTGCGGCGCGCCGCCGGTCTGCGAGGACGCTCGGCGACCATCGCGCTGCGGTTGCTCGTCGCCGGGCCGGCGGCGGGCACGATCGCGATCGTGCTGGGCGTCGGGCGACCGGACTGGGCGGTCATCACCGCCGCGATGATCCTGCACCAGGGACCGGACCGGATCCTCGGCTCCTACCGGGCCCTGCACCGGTTCGTCGGTACCGTGCTCGGTCTCGTCGTGCTCGCCTGTCTGACGCCGTTCCATCCGAGCGGTGCCGCGCTCGTCGTGGTGCTCGCCGCGGTGTTCGCCGGCATCGAGATGTTCCTGGTGCGTCACTACGGCCTGGCGATGACCTTCATAACCCCGCTCGTGATCGTCCTGGGTGGGCTCGGCGCCCCGGCCGACCCGGAGACCACCGCCCGCGACCGGTTCCTCGAAACGGTGATCGGGGTGTGCGTCGCGCTGTTCGTGCTGTGGGGTCTGTGGCCGCGCGCCCACCGCCGGATCCTGGTCTACGCCGACGGCCGCGTCCGCGACACGATCGCGCGGATCACCGCGGCGACCGACCCGCACGACCTGCCCGAACTGCGCCGGGACCTGGAGTTCGACCTGCAGGCCTCGACGACGGCGGCCGTGATCGCCGCGCACACCGAACCGGAGTGGACCCGGCAGCGCTGGGCCGGGCACCACGAGCTCCACCACCTCGGCCACCTGATCCTCACCTCGCCGCAGCGCGTCGCCCCGGGCGCGTAG